One genomic segment of Salinigranum rubrum includes these proteins:
- a CDS encoding pectate lyase family protein, whose product MTAPGDSPLSRRRLLQALSVGGIASLAGCGLFTESEPPSDSSPAPTPTAAPSAATSGGPADIPFDRTVNLVDDLGASTDGSEPINSVLSDALERGTRIVVPGGTYALDGPIDVSNRRVGFVGDGDAVFRLPEGFTGKFLRVNDVDAFLFRGIDVDMRGDCRGGMQVRCPTKFHIEDVEYVGRGGLTGQAFNLGVTQPRGTGRLVNVRVPHGGHPDRYDSPNGTPGNGRIGVWAGLEHEGTLRVEQCEFSEFGNNGMYTSRNLGKVQVLDSHFENNNVSSIRLSGKGSYAQGCTVTIDFRRYNGPALTDTEQGFNPRAIMIDGANATEGVPRQKPGAEIRNCAIRLKHIPQGSVVQSAIEQNPAARSLRVRDTLIEIDLERTPAVRRARPGSGPIAWRPRRDVPPKPHWTRLENVTVTGTASKGSAIELNGADGSELVACQVKQPAGARNGVSLSGCENVAVDKGNYVTGGYPFVIESLPEGGCSLQIRNPPQLTPKGSESESGSVHQLGPVESGDTCAVTRELLEGTGSSTVRITGIRDGNVFGTTGN is encoded by the coding sequence ATGACAGCCCCCGGCGACTCCCCGCTTTCCCGCCGACGCCTCCTCCAGGCGCTCAGTGTCGGCGGCATCGCGAGCCTCGCAGGCTGCGGTCTCTTTACAGAGTCGGAACCACCTAGCGACTCGTCACCCGCGCCGACTCCGACCGCCGCCCCGTCGGCGGCGACCAGCGGTGGACCGGCTGACATCCCGTTCGACCGGACCGTGAACCTCGTCGACGACCTCGGCGCGAGCACCGACGGGTCGGAACCGATTAACAGCGTATTAAGCGACGCGCTCGAACGGGGTACGCGAATCGTCGTTCCGGGTGGGACGTACGCGCTGGACGGACCCATCGACGTGTCGAACAGACGGGTCGGGTTCGTCGGCGACGGTGATGCCGTTTTTCGGCTTCCGGAGGGCTTCACCGGGAAGTTCCTCCGCGTGAACGACGTCGACGCCTTCCTGTTCCGCGGTATCGACGTCGACATGCGTGGCGACTGCCGGGGCGGAATGCAGGTCCGGTGTCCGACGAAGTTCCACATCGAGGACGTGGAGTACGTCGGCCGCGGGGGACTCACGGGGCAGGCGTTCAATCTCGGCGTCACCCAGCCGCGGGGGACGGGACGTCTCGTGAACGTGAGAGTCCCACACGGCGGGCATCCCGACCGCTACGACAGCCCGAACGGGACGCCGGGAAACGGTCGGATCGGCGTCTGGGCCGGCCTCGAACACGAGGGCACGCTCCGGGTCGAACAGTGCGAGTTCAGCGAGTTCGGCAACAACGGCATGTACACCAGCCGGAACCTCGGCAAGGTCCAGGTCCTCGACTCGCACTTCGAGAACAACAACGTCAGCAGCATCCGTCTCAGCGGGAAGGGGAGCTACGCCCAGGGGTGTACGGTCACCATCGACTTCCGCCGCTACAACGGTCCCGCGCTGACCGACACGGAGCAGGGGTTCAACCCGCGGGCGATCATGATCGACGGCGCGAACGCGACCGAGGGCGTCCCTCGCCAGAAACCGGGCGCGGAGATCCGAAACTGCGCGATCAGGCTCAAACACATCCCACAGGGGTCGGTCGTCCAGTCGGCCATCGAACAGAACCCGGCGGCGCGGAGCCTGCGCGTCCGTGACACGCTGATCGAGATCGATCTCGAGCGGACGCCGGCGGTCAGACGTGCGCGGCCGGGGTCCGGTCCGATCGCGTGGCGGCCGCGCCGCGACGTCCCTCCCAAGCCCCACTGGACCCGGCTCGAAAACGTCACCGTCACCGGGACGGCGAGCAAGGGCTCGGCGATCGAACTCAACGGGGCTGACGGCTCGGAACTCGTCGCCTGCCAGGTGAAACAGCCCGCGGGGGCTCGGAACGGTGTCTCCCTCAGCGGGTGTGAGAACGTCGCCGTGGACAAGGGAAACTACGTCACCGGCGGGTACCCGTTCGTCATCGAATCGCTGCCCGAGGGCGGCTGTTCGCTCCAGATACGGAACCCACCGCAACTCACCCCGAAGGGGTCGGAATCGGAGTCGGGGAGCGTCCACCAACTCGGTCCGGTCGAGTCGGGGGACACCTGTGCGGTGACACGGGAGTTGCTGGAGGGAACCGGCTCGTCGACCGTCCGCATCACCGGGATCAGGGACGGGAACGTCTTCGGGACGACGGGGAACTGA